A region from the Chanodichthys erythropterus isolate Z2021 chromosome 5, ASM2448905v1, whole genome shotgun sequence genome encodes:
- the c5h10orf71 gene encoding cardiac-enriched FHL2-interacting protein has protein sequence MSSLEKRHTGQRGSMQGHHKYSDGFSDTSSSGSFMDDTDREVSNLTDRAFRSLCIGEEAIYNDSEFSSSPTERHKAFAEETQQKTISQETFSYNVQQYGEAEAQSEMASTFQHSYTDVTHQEQAFREGGLSYMNNGSKEVTWQQNRSSSRVSSLIKAFSSGESYHDSGTCDVILARDRYRDFGSESWDRSALLSIQRELSEFSGYHQNFKSGPFQSYRNHFYTSDVAAAVAQMDTTVLMKSSIRKFKALNSTNCFFHSEFSPFQLWEEYNRFPFGSTNVSGFMSASEFPRWYDSPMYKELKDNNRIPNSPCESRHFNQRQIQDVVAPQRSRSTVIQKALAIEKRCESEMASNYPPWKKNNNFVRNKLPGNRPSTVSPTNEKTCRPDSNLFSNNKVTHEVVVESTLPSSVTPFNITQLLTPVIHTRQETETSEILQFAHTPSVSDYSSQGETDPKLQTDVKHLHDSYKSKASSLLFNLKDNRKRVKSTYSPTRFKGLEITDRNKQTSKLEGRESRFSDILVSQETAQENLTGTDAQASCNLIREPSAAPITPKDYTDRFGSYDNLTLTSPQIQDGVANYKSFCGSSEGHSHSTDRLANAELSTHSLSAQNKSSLTSEGQLKDLNGTFSPARPEIANVFPKAYPPTHSMLAQTSERYGQSDNMSQNELKQRKDFGRKTFIEYSQKEAVKERCPWDHIGSVKETNGRSESRPFRGEIAALIEMDKQRKATAKQYSADDSYSVRKETYMQKVNEDIKLGRLAKEEEKEVREHTISPRKTSYSDKSVHDKQLNTFSKPAESYGIPRNSLQNKTSPLKEDYCGLQSFNVKNDLFKDVQEQTASSNSMTKQNTFDQRAQAHLQDHKSQKNEGLYSYQPYKYERNKQWHMASTSEDKHNKESIWTQKQSEMTEQTAARSYKMSNTSSSSLHINHNEFSTNNGVTNPGLQNKDSDVPIDNSAQNNITKQEDRFSINDILTIRDNEQARRLKDNTFVFAKSEHSQNQIKYDRLDKPTISEPVKEQEQQGYKVQDVTSPSPGYIRKDFHNINETNISTDRKDRIMSKDTDKVTTRVFSYKERGQSKQEILTSKLKAHAQKEISAIKEKGLAKQGILARNATKTNVTTNNDGQEGHSVKKEITADKLNHLFQDITYSSVTQYKEQIKTHDHPKNGSPPSMEKQPLHFEDNQKAVTDKKGENVKYKALALERQNDKHPADDKEMKKETFTLDRGAIVADIKNNVQKNYQPSRISEDKQISMSSSSEDINTNKESAKQSHEMSPSELMSGHLTAAVKTENSTSQNPPALHIEKQTIQYDQKENLYGRQCTYSEKAMTKPADQTKKDLQVTSTETTKTDSSLNKNSLLGLDGNTLGVEEPNVHHKSKITATVEQSKNEPIKNSSEITASQLTSSSSDMKFKNGIPPAKRLMEPAKSELTSNLQTNTLSADAEKLINRAYKHNPGDSSDSEASSVENVIRINSVPTNNPASQRTQEPETPKPFNNEDGQALIIKNNTTKKNDLAKQQNNTLQVKALETTSANQMVESQSKPETNKQSLTQIASDKEKESCQQKELHQDDENTRTLPSFDKNELPRSHQSTSRIKNSSEAVNNSQHREKRAESASPKQKEQGFPIPLELSHEKNNHKSTKESQEVNPSNSEPKAAKDKLEPNVFSQQKVIVDEGATQKNNTEPISTQNVETTTDISNITNLTPSKEEPVEEPMIYSICVSRKTEEASDDEPMIYSICVSSKCHIDEQQNPVKQDESSVETERCVKDESFSIKNDKAENEHDDVHRQTEMSSNTEEKEDKIEKCEPPATTDKSSVIGRVSTSYEDLLVKYGLPARDHAHLTSNHMQDERERKEMEETETHLSYKPIKNGINETQASKEKSLDNTQTHPDDMRQAPIQQASVKSQPLKENESKIKQVQHYDIPCSNNMAKEQQSTENDTPKLAHSTKDATLIPKDKENVEQLDRETHNIDPSRYSRRNDIQSKEKKVEEQVRNTEETQSLRMIGNIIDDVFNSRKSPKKTENVSLTAQQPAIMSESTRETKAEVVKAPISNASMAKDTVNKKLAESTVPGWTMPKNKPQMEESEDKMFNHTNTFMPQKEINGRETFNLKVQKTTHEKKKEDSIIAMKQESVSNKDAQTLQKNGKGDLGEKKAQEKLQVEFNMGNEITNRMKMVSKDGAATDVNNYKDKVSSIGEDVCTVVKQDQASSEVPKNHLESIKVSAEEVSSNKEFMAGHKNQHEVIKRENLKGTKGAVVTDHVCEKDFTEQKKLPVKTLTAQNEPKTVDKMKGTSETSPKHTHDVVKEIIPPKKNGPSESEKTKINPRQGAVHKQEIDVYDNKQPTLNSDKRKKEDPVLSLSGQNDGDLEVNENRSSLRGKKERNVETTETKQAEWTNTNQYQPGRSFVPETKGSASYEQENSQLSQQNTSKEGILSKSEATQKNKKGTRPEISAIADYARLKVISAEDDTKDLDIFPKLDYYNSYDQSVLRIHQDSHVNVSDTGGESKREIISSEKGKDLKRTPSQLKKQTDKETLSQKHNHLNPSMSTAQPKPVSLASSGSQDGAASMGTQPRALINHKELNTKPALMEHPNRGERNKLYQPKNPQGANTVPLQAENTISRSRQLTHDKTTEKGNISHSGRQESLANVPSSSTVQLADNQINMASPGEEMEELQYYTVNALDTELKPKETSEPPPPSLRMSQNKDSVKKSEEEKKEDSLFLQSLTDYGKVQATGPRSNSSSPAMGKPIMFKVKDNTMRTSSVTKTVKPRFHRSFSDEFRIGSPKEHLSGSEKEDEIHPKQSANPPVLHEPAIAVHQPHKVKEMLHNNLSSAEYTTKQSKSFQRRSQLFDEEETHSVTSTMSEDMANCAASFTDVADISLAFMPKNETYRNTYQRPASACYERPESACYERPESACSDMRPMGKPPTVPPKSEKALRRAQRLATRRMKKAETPKVPPENQDQLESESNRDLTGMPSSPSEILSTHLAVQATPPLSQYDIQPNYTQPTHSIVAQPLPMTQRKLLQDPNSGQYFMVDVPLTIKTKTFYDPETGKYVQLNVRQRSQGALTQPASVEMLNTPYMLYRGFLPMAASSLPPLRSSSEMSTPAALTDEQDMTEAGSELWRQNVYPQNAENSINTNQRHTDIITMSELEDFAMEST, from the coding sequence ATGAGCTCCCTGGAAAAGCGCCACACAGGCCAGCGGGGAAGCATGCAGGGCCACCACAAATACTCAGATGGCTTCAGTGACACATCCAGCAGCGGCAGCTTTATGGATGACACGGACAGGGAGGTGAGCAACCTCACCGATCGTGCCTTCAGGAGCCTGTGCATTGGAGAGGAGGCCATTTACAATGACTCGGAATTCTCCTCGTCTCCGACCGAACGACATAAGGCTTTTGCAGAGGAAACCCAGCAAAAGACAATCTCCCAGGAGACATTTTCATACAATGTTCAGCAATATGGGGAGGCAGAAGCACAGTCCGAGATGGCCTCAACATTCCAGCATTCCTACACGGATGTCACCCATCAGGAACAGGCTTTTAGGGAGGGAGGCTTGTCTTATATGAACAATGGCTCCAAGGAGGTGACGTGGCAGCAGAACAGGAGCTCATCCAGAGTGTCGTCTCTAATCAAAGCCTTTAGTTCAGGAGAGAGTTACCATGACAGTGGGACATGTGACGTTATTCTGGCAAGGGATAGGTATAGAGACTTTGGCAGTGAATCATGGGACAGATCAGCTCTGCTAAGCATCCAGAGAGAACTCTCAGAGTTCTCAGGATATCATCAGAATTTTAAGTCAGGCCCCTTTCAGTCTTACAGAAACCATTTTTACACATCTGACGTGGCTGCCGCGGTGGCCCAAATGGACACAACAGTCCTGATGAAATCTTCAATAAGAAAGTTCAAGGCATTGAACTCCACAAACTGTTTTTTCCATAGTGAATTCAGTCCTTTCCAGCTATGGGAAGAGTACAACAGGTTCCCCTTCGGAAGTACGAATGTGTCAGGGTTTATGTCAGCTAGCGAATTCCCAAGGTGGTACGATTCTCCCATGTACAAAGAGCTGAAAGACAACAACAGAATTCCGAACTCTCCCTGCGAAAGTCGACACTTCAATCAGAGACAAATTCAGGACGTTGTGGCACCCCAGCGCTCCAGGTCCACGGTCATCCAGAAAGCATTAGCAATTGAGAAGAGGTGTGAATCTGAGATGGCTTCCAACTATCCACCTtggaagaaaaacaataattttgtaaGGAACAAACTTCCAGGCAATCGACCCTCCACGGTCTCACCTACTAATGAGAAAACATGTAGGCCGGATTCGAATTTGTTTAGCAATAACAAAGTTACACACGAGGTAGTGGTCGAGAGCACCCTGCCTAGCAGTGTGACGCCATTCAACATCACTCAGCTCCTCACACCGGTTATTCACACAAGACAAGAAACAGAGACGTCTGAGATCCTGCAGTTTGCACACACTCCTTCTGTTTCTGATTATTCCTCTCAGGGtgaaactgaccctaaacttcaGACCGATGTCAAACATCTGCATGACAGCTACAAATCCAAAGCTTCAAGTTTGCTGTTCAACCTTAAAGACAACCGAAAAAGAGTCAAAAGTACATATAGTCCAACTAGATTCAAAGGGCTAGAAATAACAGATCGAAATAAGCAGACCTCAAAGCTGGAGGGCCGTGAATCAAGATTTTCGGATATTCTTGTATCCCAAGAAACGGCTCAGGAGAATTTGACTGGAACGGATGCACAGGCCTCATGTAACCTAATCCGAGAGCCCAGTGCAGCCCCTATCACCCCTAAAGATTATACCGATCGCTTTGGATCATATGATAATTTGACATTAACTTCACCTCAAATTCAGGACGGAGTCGCTAATTACAAATCGTTCTGTGGAAGTTCAGAAGGTCACTCTCACAGCACAGATCGACTGGCTAACGCAGAGCTCTCAACACACAGTCTTTCAGCACAGAATAAAAGCTCTCTGACTTCAGAAGGTCAATTAAAAGACCTAAACGGTACTTTTAGTCCTGCTAGGCCAGAAATAGCAAACGTGTTTCCAAAGGCTTACCCACCGACACATTCTATGCTTGCTCAGACATCAGAGCGATACGGTCAGAGTGATAACATGAGTCAGAATGAACTaaaacaaagaaaggattttggacgaaaaacatttattgaatATAGCCAAAAGGAGGCCGTTAAAGAAAGATGTCCTTGGGACCATATTGGTTCTGTCAAGGAAACAAATGGCAGATCTGAATCACGGCCATTTAGAGGAGAAATAGCAGCACTGATTGAGATGGACAAACAGAGGAAGGCAACCGCCAAGCAATATTCTGCCGACGACAGTTATTCTGTCCGAAAGGAAACGTACATGCAGAAAGTCAATGAAGACATAAAACTTGGTCGACTTGCAAAGGAGGAAGAGAAAGAGGTCAGAGAACACACAATATCACCCAGGAAAACATCTTACAGTGATAAATCTGTACATGACAaacaattaaacacattttcaaaGCCTGCTGAATCATATGGAATACCAAGAAACAGTCTTCAGAACAAAACATCTCCTCTAAAGGAAGACTATTGTGGTTTACAAAGTTTCAATGTCAAAAAtgatctttttaaagatgtacaAGAGCAAACTGCTTCTTCTAATAGTATGACAAAGCAAAATACATTTGATCAAAGAGCTCAAGCACATTTACAAGACCATAAAAGTCAAAAGAATGAAGGATTGTACTCATATCAGCCATATAAGTATGAACGTAACAAACAGTGGCACATGGCATCAACAAGTGAAGATAAGCACAATAAGGAAAGCATATGGACACAGAAACAATCAGAGATGACGGAACAAACTGCTGCCAGGAGTTATAAAATGTCCAATACATCGTCAAGTTCCCTACACATAAACCACAATGAGTTTTCCACCAACAACGGTGTAACGAATCCTGGTTTGCAGAATAAAGATTCAGACGTACCAATTGACAACTCAGCTCAAAATAATATAACTAAACAAGAAGACAGGTTTAGCATCAATGATATTCTTACCATTAGAGATAATGAGCAAGCAAGGAGACTAAAGGataatacatttgtttttgctaaatcagaacactcacaaaatcaaattaaatatgatAGACTTGATAAACCTACCATTTCAGAGCCTGTAAAAGAGCAAGAACAACAAGGCTACAAAGTGCAGGATGTCACAAGTCCATCACCTGGCTATATAAGAAAGGATTTCCACAATATAAATGAAACAAATATTAGCACTGACAGAAAAGACAGAATAATGAGTAAAGATACTGACAAGGTCACAACAAGAGTGTTTTCTTACAAGGAAAGAGGCCAAAGCAAACAAGAAATACTGACGTCGAAATTGAAAGCACATGCTCAAAAGGAAATATCAGCAATTAAAGAAAAAGGACTTGCCAAACAAGGCATTCTTGCAAgaaatgcaacaaaaacaaatgtgaccACCAATAACGATGGTCAAGAAGGTCATTCTGTTAAGAAGGAAATCACAGCAGACAAGTTGAATCACTTGTTTCAAGACATCACTTATTCCAGTGTAACCCAGTACAAAGAACAAATTAAAACACACGATCATCCCAAGAATGGATCACCACCATCAATGGAAAAACAACCTCTTCATTTTGAAGATAATCAGAAAGCAGTCACGGATAAGAAAGGTgagaatgtaaaatataaagctTTGGCTCTAGAAAGGCAGAATGACAAACATCCAGCTGATGATAAAGAGATGAAGAAAGAAACGTTTACTCTGGACAGAGGTGCAATAGTGGCagatataaaaaataatgtccAGAAAAATTACCAGCCATCCAGAATCTCAGAAGACAAACAAATAAGTATGTCAAGCTCATCAGAGGATATAAACACTAACAAGGAATCTGCAAAGCAGAGTCATGAAATGTCACCAAGCGAGTTGATGTCAGGTCATTTGACAGCTGCAGTCAAGACAGAAAACTCCACTTCCCAAAATCCACCTGCACTCCatattgaaaaacaaacaattcaGTATGATCAGAAAGAAAATCTGTATGGACGTCAGTGTACTTATTCTGAAAAAGCTATGACTAAACCTGCTGATCAAACCAAAAAAGACTTACAAGTTACAAGCACGGAGACTACAAAAACTGACAGCAGTCTGAATAAAAATTCTCTCTTGGGATTAGACGGAAACACACTTGGAGTTGAGGAACCTAATGTACATCATAAAAGTAAGATTACTGCTACAGTGGAGCAGTCTAAAAATGAACCAATCAAAAATAGCTCTGAGATTACAGCTAGTCAACTGACATCCTCATCAAGTGACATGAAGTTTAAAAATGGAATTCCACCTGCTAAACGACTAATGGAACCTGCCAAATCAGAGCTCACCTCAAACCTCCAAACCAATACATTGAGTGCAGATGCAGAAAAGCTTATAAATAGAGCCTACAAACATAATCCTGGGGACAGTTCAGATTCAGAGGCATCATCGGTGGAAAATGTGATCAGAATCAACTCTGTACCAACAAATAATCCGGCCTCACAAAGAACCCAGGAGCCAGAAACACCGAAACCTTTTAATAATGAAGATGGACAagcattaataatcaaaaacaatacaacaaagaAAAATGACTTAGCTAAGCAACAAAACAATACTTTGCAGGTAAAGGCTTTGGAAACTACCTCTGCAAACCAAATGGTGGAGAGTCAGTCCAAACcagaaacaaataaacaatcACTAACACAAATAGCATCagataaagaaaaagaaagctgTCAGCAAAAAGAACTCCATCAAGATGATGAAAATACAAGGACTCTGCCTTCATTTGACAAGAATGAACTCCCTAGAAGCCATCAGAGTACATCAAGAATAAAAAACAGTTCAGAAGCAGTAAATAACAGTCAACATAGAGAGAAAAGAGCAGAAAGTGCAAGCCCAAAACAAAAAGAACAAGGATTTCCCATACCATTAGAATTGTCACATGAGAAAAACAATCACAAGTCCACAAAAGAGTCTCAAGAAGTGAATCCGAGCAATTCCGAACCCAAAGCAGCCAAAGACAAACTAGAGCCAAATGTTTTCTCGCAGCAAAAAGTAATAGTAGACGAGGGTGCAACTCAAAAGAACAATACAGAGCCTATTTCAACACAGAATGTAGAAACCACAACAGATATATCAAACATCACCAATCTTACACCTAGCAAAGAGGAGCCTGTAGAGGAACCCATGATTTACAGTATCTGTGTGTCAAGAAAAACAGAAGAAGCTTCAGATGATGAACCTATGATCTACAGTATATGTGTGTCAAGTAAGTGTCATATTGATGAGCAACAAAATCCAGTAAAACAAGATGAGAGTTCTGTTGAAACTGAGAGATGTGTGAAGGATGAAAGCTTTagtattaaaaatgacaaagcaGAAAATGAGCATGATGACGTTCACAGACAGACTGAAATGTCTTCAAACACTGAAGAAAAAGAAGACAAGATTGAAAAATGTGAACCGCCTGCAACCACAGATAAGTCAAGTGTCATAGGAAGAGTCAGTACATCATATGAGGACCTCTTAGTTAAATATGGGCTTCCAGCCAGAGATCACGCTCATCTCACATCAAATCATATGCAggatgagagagaaagaaaagaaatggaGGAGACTGAAACTCACCTCTCATACAAACCAATAAAAAATGGAATCAACGAAACTCAGGCATCCAAAGAGAAAAGCTTAgataacacacaaacacatccaGATGACATGAGACAAGCACCCATTCAGCAAGCATCTGTTAAAAGTCAACCTTTAAAAGAGAATGAGAGCAAAATCAAGCAAGTGCAACATTATGATATCCCTTGTTCCAACAACATGGCTAAAGAGCAACAGAGTACAGAAAACGATACACCAAAGCTTGCTCATTCTACAAAAGATGCCACCCTAATACCAAAAGATAAAGAAAATGTTGAACAACTAGATCGAGAAACTCATAATATTGACCCATCAAGGTACAGTAGGAGAAATGATATTCAGTCAAAGGAAAAGAAAGTTGAAGAGCAAGTGAGAAACACTGAGGAAACACAAAGTCTGAGGATGATAGGAAACATTATTGATGATGTATTTAATTCTAGAAAGTCTCCaaagaaaactgaaaatgtaTCCCTGACCGCTCAACAACCTGCAATAATGAGTGAATCAACAAGAGAAACAAAGGCTGAAGTTGTAAAGGCACCCATTTCTAATGCATCCATGGCAAAGGATACAGTCAACAAAAAACTTGCTGAAAGTACAGTTCCCGGATGGACAATGCCTAAAAACAAGCCTCAAAtggaggagagtgaagacaAAATGTTTAATCATACTAATACATTTATGCCGCAAAAGGAAATAAACGGAAGAGAAACATTCAACttaaaagttcagaaaactacacatgagaaaaaaaaagaggattCTATAATAGCTATGAAACAAGAGTCTGTCTCAAACAAAGATGCCCAAACTTTGCAAAAGAATGGAAAGGGGGATTTGGGGGAGAAGAAGGCACAAGAGAAGTTACAAGTTGAATTTAACATGGGTAATGAAATTacaaacaggatgaagatgGTTTCCAAAGATGGCGCTGCCACAGATGTTAATAATTATAAGGATAAAGTTAGTAGTATTGGTGAGGATGTGTGTACTGTTGTAAAACAAGACCAGGCCTCTTCTGAAGTCCCAAAAAATCACTTGGAGAGCATAAAAGTGTCTGCAGAGGAAGTATCATCAAACAAAGAATTTATGGCAGGCCACAAAAACCAACATGAAGTGATAAAGAGGGAAAATCTGAAAGGAACGAAAGGAGCTGTGGTGACTGACCATGTATGTGAAAAAGACTTTACAGAGCAAAAGAAGTTACCAGTGAAGACCCTTACAGcccaaaatgaaccaaaaactgTGGATAAAATGAAAGGGACTAGTGAAACGTCACCCAAACATACACATGATGTTGTAAAAGAAATCATACCACCTAAGAAAAATGGTCCAAGTGAATCAGAAAAGACCAAAATTAATCCAAGGCAAGGAGCAGTTCATAAACAAGAGATAGATGTCTATGATAATAAGCAACCTACACTGAACAgtgacaaaagaaagaaagaagaccCTGTattaagtctgagtggacaaaATGATGGTGATTTGGAAGTTAATGAAAACAGAAGCAGTCTtagaggaaagaaagaaagaaatgttgAAACTACGGAGACAAAACAGGCTGAATGGACTAATACAAACCAGTATCAGCCAGGGAGAAGTTTTGTCCCCGAAACAAAAGGAAGCGCAAGTTATGAACAAGAGAATTCTCAGTTAAGTCAACAGAACACAAGTAAAGAAGGTATATTATCCAAATCAGAGGCTACACAAAAGAACAAGAAGGGGACTAGACCAGAAATATCAGCTATCGCAGACTATGCTAGATTGAAAGTCATCTCTGCTGAAGATGATACAAAAGATCTTGATATATTCCCCAAACTCGACTACTACAACAGTTATGATCAGTCAGTTTTAAGAATTCATCAAGATTCACATGTAAATGTGTCAGATACAGGCGGAGAGTCTAAGAGAGAGATTATTTCAAGTGAGAAAGGTAAAGATCTCAAGCGAACACCTTCGcaattgaaaaaacaaacagataaaGAGACCTTATCTCAAAAACACAATCACTTGAATCCCAGCATGAGTACAGCTCAACCAAAACCTGTATCACTGGCATCTTCAGGTTCACAAGATGGAGCCGCATCAATGGGCACCCAACCGAGGGCTCTAATAAATCATAAGGAATTAAACACTAAACCAGCTTTAATGGAGCATCCAAATAGAGGAGAAAGGAATAAATTGTATCAACCCAAGAATCCCCAAGGTGCAAATACTGTACCATTGCAAGCCGAAAATACAATAAGCAGATCAAGACAACTGACTCATGACAAAACAACTGAAAAGGGCAATATTTCTCATTCTGGAAGACAAGAATCCCTTGCAAACGTGCCTTCATCTAGCACTGTACAACTGGCAGACAACCAAATAAATATGGCATCACCTGGAGAAGAAATGGAAGAACTACAATATTACACAGTGAATGCTCTTGACACTGAACTAAAACCAAAGGAAACAAGTGAACCACCTCCTCCAAGTCTCAGAATGTCTCAAAACAAAGACTCAGTTAAAAAATCAGAAGAAGAGAAAAAGGAAGATAGCTTGTTTTTGCAGAGTCTAACAGACTATGGTAAAGTTCAAGCGACAGGACCGCGATCCAACTCTTCTTCCCCAGCAATGGGGAAACCCATCATGTTCAAAGTGAAGGATAATACCATGAGAACGTCTTCTGTGACCAAAACCGTCAAGCCACGCTTTCACAGGTCATTCTCCGATGAATTTAGGATTGGCTCACCAAAGGAACACTTGAGCGGTTCAGAGAAAGAAGATGAAATTCACCCCAAACAGTCTGCTAACCCTCCAGTCTTACATGAACCAGCTATTGCTGTACATCAGCCACATAAAGTAAAAGAGATGCTCCACAACAACTTGTCCTCAGCAGAATATACGACAAAACAATCAAAGAGCTTTCAGAGAAGAAGCCAACTTTTTGATGAAGAAGAAACTCATTCTGTAACTAGCACAATGTCAGAGGATATGGCGAACTGTGCAGCGAGCTTCACAGATGTGGCTGATATAAGTTTGGCCTTCATGCCCAAGAATGAAACCTACAGAAACACCTACCAAAGACCTGCATCTGCCTGCTATGAAAGACCAGAGTCAGCCTGCTATGAAAGGCCAGAATCAGCCTGTAGTGATATGAGGCCAATGGGTAAACCTCCAACGGTGCCCCCCAAATCTGAAAAAGCTCTTCGACGAGCACAAAGACTTGCAACGAGGCGTATGAAAAAAGCAGAGACCCCCAAGGTGCCGCCTGAAAACCAAGACCAGCTAGAGTCCGAATCAAACAGAGATCTCACCGGCATGCCCTCTTCACCTTCGGAAATACTGTCAACACATCTAGCGGTGCAAGCCACACCTCCTCTTTCACAGTATGACATCCAGCCAAATTACACTCAACCAACACACAGTATAGTTGCCCAGCCTCTCCCCATGACACAGAGAAAGCTTTTGCAAGACCCAAACTCAGGGCAGTACTTTATGGTGGACGTACCATTAACGATTAAGACAAAGACATTTTATGACCCAGAAACTGGTAAATACGTACAGTTGAATGTCCGTCAGAGGTCTCAGGGTGCTCTAACGCAGCCAGCATCGGTGGAGATGTTAAACACTCCCTACATGCTTTATCGTGGGTTTCTGCCAATGGCTGCGTCTTCATTACCACCCTTGAGGTCATCGTCCGAAATGTCAACACCGGCTGCGTTAACAGACGAACAGGATATGACTGAGGCAGGTAGTGAACTGTGGAGACAGAATGTTTATCCGCAAAATGCGGAAAACAGCATTAACACCAATCAAAGACACACAGATATTATAACTATGAGTGAATTAGAGGACTTTGCAATGGAGAGCACATGA